The following DNA comes from Caulobacter mirabilis.
ATGGGCGCCTGCGCCGTCGAGAAGCATTTCACCCTGGCTCGGGCCGACGGCGGGCCGGACGCGGCGTTCAGCCTTGAGCCGGCGGAGTTCTCGGCCCTGGTGCGCGACACCAAGGACGCCTGGGCTGCGCTCGGCCGGGCCCACTACGACGTGCTGGGCAGCGAGCGCGGCAGCCTGCTGTTCCGCCGGTCGCTCTATGTGACGGCCGACGTGAAGGCCGGCGAGGCGCTGACGCGGGCCAACGTCCGCTCGGTGCGGCCGGGCAACGGCCTGCCGCCGGCGGAGCTGGATCGGGTGCTGGGGAAGGCGGCCGCGCGCGACCTCCAGCGGGGCGAGCCGTTGGCCTGGGACATGGTGGGCTGAAGCGTGGTGCGTCCTTCGAGACGCTCGCTTGAAGCTCGCTCCTCAGGATGACGAAGGCAGAGCGCTACTGATACGTCATGGTGAGGAGCCGGGCCTCAGCCCGGCGTCTCGAACCACGCAGCGCTGCTCAGCCGCCCGGCAGCAGCCCCAGCCGTTTCCCCACGATCCGGTCGAGCGCCCGCGGCGACAGGACCTTTTCCGACATGAACACCTGGAACGGCGTCGGCGAGACCGTGTAGCGGGTCTTCGGCGAGGGCGCGGTCAGGGCGGTGTGGATCGCCTCGCCGATCTTCTCCGGCGGCAGCCCGGCCTTGCCGACGGCCAGCATATAGGCGCGCAGCCTGTCGAGCGGAGCGGCGTAGACGGTGTTGGCGTAGGGGGCTGAGTCGACCTCGTCGGCCTTGTCCCAGATCGGCGTCGCCACCGCGCCGGGCGCGACCACGATGACGTCGACCCCGAACGGCAGCAGCTCGCGGCGCAGCGCCTCGGACAGCCCCTCGAGGCCGAACTTGGAGGTGTTGTAGGGCGCCAGGAAGGGGTTGCCCGTCTTGCCGCCGACCGAGGAGATGTTGACGATCCGGCCGGGGTCCTTGCGGCCGGTCCCTTCGGCGCCGAGCAGGGGCGCGAAAGCCTGGGTGGCGACGACCACGCCGGTCAGGTTCACCTCCAGCTGCTTGCGCCAGTCCTCGATGGGCAGATGCATCAACGGGCCGGCCACGGCGATGCCGGCGTTGTTGACCAGACCGGCCAGCGTCCGGCCTTCCAGCGCCGCCTCGACCTGCCGGGCGCCCGCGCGGACGGCGGCCTCGTCGGTGACGTCGAACAGCAGGGGCGTGAAGGCGTCGCCGAACTCGCCCTTCAATCGATCGGCGTCGGCCTGTTTCCGGACGCTGCCGAACACATGCAGCCCCTTGCCGACCAGCACCTTGGTCGCGCCCCAGCCGATGCCGGTGGAGACGCCCGTGATCACGACCGCCCTGTTCTGGATGCCCATTCGCCCCTCCCGTTGCTCGAAGGCAAGATGGGGCGGAAGAGCGCTGTTATCCAGCGGCTTCGCGAACGTGTCGCGCCAGGCCATCCCAGCCCAGGTTCATCAGGGCGTCGACGAAG
Coding sequences within:
- a CDS encoding SDR family NAD(P)-dependent oxidoreductase, giving the protein MGIQNRAVVITGVSTGIGWGATKVLVGKGLHVFGSVRKQADADRLKGEFGDAFTPLLFDVTDEAAVRAGARQVEAALEGRTLAGLVNNAGIAVAGPLMHLPIEDWRKQLEVNLTGVVVATQAFAPLLGAEGTGRKDPGRIVNISSVGGKTGNPFLAPYNTSKFGLEGLSEALRRELLPFGVDVIVVAPGAVATPIWDKADEVDSAPYANTVYAAPLDRLRAYMLAVGKAGLPPEKIGEAIHTALTAPSPKTRYTVSPTPFQVFMSEKVLSPRALDRIVGKRLGLLPGG